A region from the Pseudomonas promysalinigenes genome encodes:
- the rfbC gene encoding dTDP-4-dehydrorhamnose 3,5-epimerase — translation MNIIATEIPDVVIIEPKVFGDSRGFFFESFNAREFKKQTGFDGHFVQDNHSRSQRGVLRGMHYQIDNPQGKLVRVVQGEVLDVAVDIRRSSPTFGRWVARRLNATDHLQFWIPPGFAHGFLVLSESADFLYKTTDYYNPAAERSIRWDDPDLGIDWGVANPTLSAKDQAAVLLKNADLFP, via the coding sequence ATGAACATCATAGCGACCGAAATACCCGACGTAGTCATCATTGAACCGAAGGTCTTCGGCGACAGCCGTGGCTTTTTCTTCGAAAGCTTCAATGCTCGCGAATTCAAGAAGCAGACCGGCTTCGATGGCCACTTCGTCCAGGACAACCACTCCCGCTCCCAACGCGGCGTGCTGCGGGGCATGCATTATCAAATCGATAACCCGCAAGGCAAACTGGTGCGCGTGGTGCAAGGCGAAGTGCTGGACGTAGCCGTAGACATCCGCCGCAGTTCGCCCACCTTCGGCCGCTGGGTTGCACGGCGCCTGAATGCCACCGACCATTTGCAGTTCTGGATTCCGCCGGGGTTCGCCCACGGCTTTCTGGTGCTGAGTGAGTCAGCGGATTTCCTGTACAAGACCACCGACTACTACAACCCCGCCGCCGAGCGCTCGATCCGCTGGGATGACCCTGACCTGGGCATCGACTGGGGGGTCGCGAACCCGACCCTGTCCGCCAAGGACCAAGCTGCCGTACTGTTGAAGAACGCCGACCTGTTCCCATGA
- the rfbD gene encoding dTDP-4-dehydrorhamnose reductase → MKILVCGHNGQVAQALQAQLRGLGDVQVLGREHLDMACPEALREPLRRLAPQLIVNAAAYTAVDQAESEPGQAFAINAQSPQVLAEEAQRLGAPLIHYSTDYVFDGDNPLPYTEADRPNPLGVYGRSKLAGEQAITAAAGEHLILRTSWVYSLYGRNFLLTMQRLLQEKPQLRVVDDQIGAPTWATSIAIATRELIQRWQSGQHGAWGTYHLAAQGETSWYGFAQAIGEQLKARGLPCAELLPIPASEYPTPARRPTNSRLDCSRLAREWDVRLPHWQQALIDCLN, encoded by the coding sequence ATGAAAATTCTCGTCTGTGGCCACAACGGCCAGGTTGCTCAGGCACTGCAGGCCCAGTTGCGTGGCTTGGGAGATGTGCAGGTGCTTGGCCGCGAGCACCTGGACATGGCCTGCCCCGAGGCACTGCGCGAGCCGCTGCGGCGGCTGGCCCCGCAGTTGATCGTCAATGCGGCTGCCTATACGGCGGTCGATCAAGCCGAAAGCGAACCGGGCCAGGCCTTCGCGATCAACGCGCAAAGCCCCCAGGTGTTGGCCGAAGAGGCACAGCGCCTGGGTGCGCCGCTGATTCACTACTCCACCGATTACGTGTTCGATGGTGACAACCCCCTGCCCTACACCGAGGCAGACCGCCCCAACCCGCTGGGTGTCTATGGCCGCAGCAAACTGGCCGGGGAGCAAGCCATTACCGCAGCAGCGGGCGAGCACCTGATACTGCGCACCAGCTGGGTCTACTCGCTGTATGGGCGCAATTTTCTGTTGACCATGCAACGGCTGCTGCAGGAAAAACCGCAACTGCGGGTGGTCGATGACCAGATCGGCGCCCCCACCTGGGCCACCTCCATTGCCATCGCCACCCGTGAATTGATCCAGCGCTGGCAAAGTGGCCAGCACGGGGCCTGGGGCACTTATCACCTGGCTGCCCAAGGCGAAACCTCGTGGTACGGCTTCGCCCAGGCCATCGGCGAACAGCTCAAGGCACGCGGCCTGCCCTGCGCCGAACTGCTGCCTATCCCTGCCAGCGAGTACCCGACCCCGGCGCGACGCCCGACCAACTCCCGCCTGGACTGTTCGCGCCTGGCCCGCGAGTGGGATGTGCGCCTGCCGCACTGGCAGCAAGCGCTGATCGACTGCCTCAACTAG